A genomic stretch from Sulfurihydrogenibium azorense Az-Fu1 includes:
- a CDS encoding PIN domain-containing protein has translation MVDSNIIVIPLMNSVLNSFFKIPTQTENTYKVLFNVCEKYGLLPKDALILASCIEHKIDNLITFDKDFSKLNLKENINIISTAEVFQKTINDSV, from the coding sequence ATGGTAGATAGCAACATAATAGTAATTCCTTTAATGAATTCTGTTTTAAACTCTTTTTTCAAAATTCCTACACAAACAGAAAACACTTACAAAGTTTTGTTTAATGTTTGCGAAAAATATGGATTATTACCTAAAGATGCTTTAATTCTAGCAAGTTGTATAGAACATAAGATAGATAATTTAATAACTTTTGATAAAGATTTTTCTAAATTAAACTTAAAAGAGAATATTAACATTATTTCCACGGCTGAAGTTTTTCAAAAAACAATCAATGACTCTGTATAA
- the lepA gene encoding translation elongation factor 4: protein MEKIRNFSIIAHVDHGKSTLADRLIEFTGGVDKREMKDQLLDTLDIERERGITIKLQAVRLKYKDYTLHLIDTPGHVDFGYEVSRSLAACEGALLLIDATQGIEAQTIATFWQALNLNLEIIPVINKIDLPSADVDRIKKQIEEVLGLDPEGAILASGKAGIGIEDILEAIVKRIPPPKGDENKPLKALIFDSYYDPYRGAVAFIRVIDGQIKPGMRIRLMSTGKEFEVTEVGAQTPKMTKLDSLQAGDVGYVAAAIKDVRDIRVGDTITDAKRPTDAPVEGFRPAKPMVYAGLYPTGSTTFEDMRDALERYSINDAALTYEVESSPALGMGFRCGFLGLLHLEIVQERLEREYNIELITTAPNVIYKVITTKGEEIEVRNPSQLPPPTYIDKILEPYIEASIITPSEYVGSIMQLVQEKRGIQKSFEYIDQKTVLLRYEIPLGEVLFDFHDKLKTATKGYASFDYEFIGYREGDLVKMDILINDEPVDALSFIVHRDKAYRVGRNLVDKMKEVIPRQLFEVKIQAAIGSKVIASARIAPLRRDVLAKCYGGDITRKKKLLEKQKEGKKRMKQFGKVELPQEAFLSILKAD, encoded by the coding sequence ATGGAAAAAATCAGAAACTTTTCTATAATAGCCCATGTTGACCATGGAAAATCTACGTTAGCAGACAGACTTATAGAGTTTACAGGTGGAGTTGATAAAAGAGAGATGAAAGACCAACTTTTAGACACACTTGATATAGAAAGGGAAAGAGGTATTACTATAAAACTTCAAGCAGTAAGACTTAAATACAAAGATTATACTCTACACCTTATAGACACACCCGGACACGTTGATTTTGGTTATGAAGTGTCTCGTTCGTTGGCTGCCTGTGAAGGAGCTCTCCTATTAATAGATGCAACTCAAGGAATAGAAGCCCAAACTATCGCAACCTTTTGGCAGGCTTTAAACTTAAACCTTGAGATTATCCCTGTTATAAATAAAATAGACTTACCTTCTGCAGATGTAGACAGAATAAAAAAACAGATAGAAGAAGTTTTAGGACTTGACCCAGAAGGTGCTATACTTGCATCAGGAAAAGCTGGTATAGGTATAGAAGATATATTAGAAGCAATCGTAAAAAGGATTCCTCCACCAAAAGGAGATGAAAACAAGCCACTTAAAGCTTTAATATTTGACTCCTACTATGACCCTTACAGAGGAGCTGTTGCTTTTATCAGGGTTATTGATGGTCAGATAAAACCGGGAATGAGAATAAGACTTATGTCCACGGGAAAAGAGTTTGAAGTTACGGAAGTAGGAGCCCAAACTCCCAAAATGACAAAGTTAGACTCACTTCAAGCCGGAGATGTAGGATATGTAGCAGCTGCAATAAAAGACGTTAGGGATATTAGAGTTGGAGATACAATTACAGACGCAAAAAGACCTACAGATGCACCAGTTGAAGGATTTAGACCTGCAAAGCCAATGGTTTATGCCGGACTATACCCAACAGGTTCAACAACCTTTGAAGATATGAGAGATGCATTAGAGAGATACTCTATAAACGATGCAGCGTTGACTTACGAAGTAGAATCTTCTCCAGCACTAGGAATGGGATTTAGATGTGGATTTTTAGGATTACTTCACCTTGAGATAGTTCAAGAAAGGTTAGAGAGAGAGTATAACATAGAGCTTATTACAACAGCTCCAAACGTAATATACAAAGTTATCACAACTAAAGGTGAAGAGATAGAAGTAAGAAACCCATCTCAGCTTCCACCACCTACCTATATAGATAAAATTTTAGAGCCTTATATAGAAGCAAGTATTATTACTCCTTCAGAATACGTAGGGTCAATAATGCAACTTGTTCAAGAAAAAAGAGGTATCCAAAAAAGTTTTGAGTATATAGACCAAAAAACAGTTCTACTACGGTATGAGATACCTCTTGGAGAGGTTCTTTTTGACTTTCACGATAAGTTAAAAACTGCAACAAAAGGATACGCATCCTTTGATTATGAGTTTATAGGATACAGGGAAGGAGACCTTGTTAAAATGGATATCCTTATAAACGATGAGCCTGTTGACGCCTTATCCTTTATAGTTCATAGGGATAAAGCCTACAGAGTAGGTAGAAACCTTGTTGACAAGATGAAAGAAGTTATACCAAGACAACTTTTTGAAGTAAAAATACAGGCTGCAATAGGTTCAAAAGTTATAGCATCTGCAAGGATAGCACCTCTTAGAAGGGACGTTTTGGCAAAGTGTTACGGTGGAGACATTACAAGAAAGAAAAAACTCCTTGAAAAACAAAAAGAAGGTAAAAAAAGAATGAAACAGTTTGGCAAAGTAGAACTTCCTCAAGAAGCATTTTTAAGCATACTAAAGGCAGACTAA
- a CDS encoding type II toxin-antitoxin system PemK/MazF family toxin encodes MIKIKRGEIWLINFGKKYHSEFGKIRPALVIQTNLINNILDKIVFKGVTVIPLTTNLTGGDLRVLIKRRDRLEKDSEICINELCTVDISRFIGEKPLTILSQNEIEEVNQKLKFHLAL; translated from the coding sequence TTGATAAAGATAAAAAGGGGAGAAATTTGGTTAATTAATTTTGGGAAAAAGTATCATAGCGAATTTGGAAAAATTCGACCTGCGTTAGTAATTCAAACAAACTTAATTAATAACATTTTAGATAAAATAGTTTTCAAAGGTGTTACTGTAATTCCATTAACTACAAATTTAACAGGTGGTGATTTAAGAGTTCTGATTAAAAGAAGAGATAGATTAGAAAAGGACAGTGAAATCTGTATAAATGAATTATGTACTGTTGATATTAGTAGATTTATAGGAGAAAAACCTTTAACTATATTAAGCCAGAATGAAATTGAAGAAGTTAACCAAAAATTAAAGTTTCATTTGGCCTTGTAA
- a CDS encoding biotin--[acetyl-CoA-carboxylase] ligase, protein MIDEVKLINLLKSKKMSGEEIAKQFGTSRVAVWKKINKLKSLGYEILTDKDGYQIIKSPDKPLPAEILPDLNTKFLGKNYIYFEEVNSTNLYAKSKDFPDGTVIFAEYQTQGKGRKGRSWISSKYKGLYFSIVLKPDIEVVNLSKFSLLFPYSVFKTLKSFTTTDLKIKWPNDLYLNSKKLAGFLMESSIENNIITKLIVGIGINVNQDIQDFPDDINQVATSLKLEEGKEFSRKEIFLKILSNIEKDYLNFLKDKYLDIKNIEKNLLWLGENVSIYEDGEVIASGILKGLNGDGSLILSHNGTEEIIYVGDLSLRG, encoded by the coding sequence ATGATAGATGAAGTAAAACTAATCAACCTTTTAAAAAGTAAAAAAATGTCTGGAGAAGAGATAGCTAAACAGTTTGGCACTTCAAGGGTAGCAGTCTGGAAAAAAATAAACAAACTAAAATCGTTAGGTTATGAGATACTTACAGATAAAGATGGTTATCAGATAATCAAATCTCCAGATAAGCCTTTACCAGCAGAAATTTTACCAGACTTAAACACTAAGTTTTTAGGGAAAAATTATATTTATTTTGAGGAAGTAAACTCAACTAATCTATATGCTAAATCAAAAGATTTTCCTGATGGAACTGTTATATTTGCAGAATATCAAACTCAAGGGAAAGGAAGAAAGGGAAGAAGTTGGATAAGCTCGAAATATAAAGGTTTGTACTTTTCAATAGTTTTGAAGCCAGATATTGAAGTTGTTAATCTATCAAAGTTTTCTTTGTTGTTTCCTTACAGTGTTTTTAAAACTTTAAAATCTTTTACAACTACCGATTTAAAAATAAAATGGCCTAACGACCTGTACTTAAACAGTAAAAAGTTAGCAGGTTTTTTAATGGAAAGTTCCATAGAAAACAATATTATTACAAAACTGATAGTAGGGATAGGAATAAATGTTAATCAAGATATACAAGACTTTCCTGACGATATAAACCAAGTAGCTACATCTTTAAAGTTAGAAGAAGGCAAAGAGTTTTCAAGAAAAGAGATATTTCTAAAGATACTTTCAAATATAGAAAAAGACTACCTTAACTTTTTAAAAGACAAATACTTAGACATTAAAAATATAGAAAAAAACCTTTTATGGCTTGGTGAAAATGTGTCTATCTATGAAGATGGTGAGGTTATTGCATCTGGTATTTTGAAAGGTTTAAATGGTGATGGTTCTTTAATTCTTTCTCATAATGGCACTGAGGAGATTATTTACGTAGGGGATTTAAGTTTAAGGGGATAG